A region of Zeugodacus cucurbitae isolate PBARC_wt_2022May chromosome 5, idZeuCucr1.2, whole genome shotgun sequence DNA encodes the following proteins:
- the LOC105214610 gene encoding uncharacterized protein LOC105214610, which yields MENKRILIGLFFVLLQAASGKGADPALPFDNRPLNIYVDGGKEIDSFLSLAKKIENTQSRIEGTLDRMSAEIKTMAERISAEAQATEERLNQRVTAEAKATEERLNQRVTAEAKSTEEKFNQRVTAEAKATEERLNQRVTGEAKATEERLNQRVTAEAKATEERLNQRVTAEAKSTEEKFNQRVTAEAKATEERLNQRVTGEAKATEERLNQRVTGEAKSTEEKFNQRVTAEAKATEERLNQRVTAEAKATEEKLNQRVTAEAKATEEKLNKRMSVEMEAIEERWNKKLSEMSIQQRQRKSGEVNELRKQQRKSSDVAISNKRPAELACDAISKDLRSSGLADITGNPYYSFWFYKTHNGGPQICNGALIDKRFVLTYSDCLFKNAFIEVKIPFTPEHKGIKSIHIHPDYSTETASLHNIGLVELDSDVEYSHGLYPVCLYTTQSNPKSNLILRYTEVQIVADTQCEKKNTTSEVCAQNIELGCSYTGEPIYFGKKEFPKFYLFGIVFKRTCYRKPYVITKVFDHLEFIEGIVWPKKDY from the exons ATGGAAAATAAGAGAATATTAATTGGACTTTTCTTCGTGTTACTCCAAGCGGCGAGCGGAAAGGGGGCTGACCCCGCTCTTCCATTTGATAACAggccattaaatatatatgtcgaTGGAGGTAAGGAAATAGACAGTTTCTTAAGTTTggccaaaaaaatcgaaaatacgcAAAGCCGAATAGAAGGTACACTGGATAG aatgtccgcagaaataaaaacaatggcGGAAAG AATTTCTGCGGAAGCCCAAGCAACAGAGGAAAGGTTAAATCAACG aGTGACAGCGGAGGCCAAAGCAACAGAGGAAAGGTTAAATCAACG AGTGACAGCGGAGGCCAAATCTACGGAAGAAAAGTTTAATCAACG aGTGACAGCGGAGGCCAAAGCAACAGAGGAAAGGTTAAATCAACG AGTGACAGGGGAGGCCAAAGCAACAGAGGAAAGGTTAAATCAACG aGTGACAGCGGAGGCCAAAGCAACAGAGGAAAGGTTAAATCAACG AGTGACAGCGGAGGCCAAATCTACGGAAGAAAAGTTTAATCAACG aGTGACAGCGGAGGCCAAAGCAACAGAGGAAAGGTTAAATCAACG AGTGACAGGGGAGGCCAAAGCAACAGAGGAAAGGTTAAATCAACG AGTGACAGGGGAGGCCAAATCTACGGAAGAAAAGTTTAATCAACG aGTGACAGCGGAGGCCAAAGCAACAGAGGAAAGGTTAAATCAACG AGTGACAGCGGAGGCCAAAGCAACAGAGGAAAAGTTAAATCAACG aGTGACAGCGGAGGCCAAAGCAACAGAGGAAAAGTTAAATAAGCG AATGTCTGTAGAGATGGAAGCTATAGAGGAACGCTGGAATAAGAAATTGTCTGAAATGAGCATCCAGCAAAGACAAAG AAAATCTGGAGAAGTAAATGAGTTAAGGAAGCAGCAGAGAAAGAG TTCAGACGTTGCAATATCCAACAAACGTCCAGCAGAGCTTG CGTGCGATGCAATAAGCAAGGATTTACGATCGAGTGGATTGGCCGATATTACTGGTAATCCCTACTATTCCTTTTGGTTTTATAAAACTCATAATGGAGGTCCTCAAATTTGCAATGGCGCTTTGATCGACAAACGTTTCGTTTTAACTTACTCAGATTGCTTGTTTAAGAACGCATTTATAGAAGTAAAAATTCCTTTCACTCCAGAGCACAAGGGAATTAAG TCAATTCACATACATCCCGACTACTCAACTGAAACAGCTTCACTTCACAATATTGGCTTGGTTGAATTGGACAGTGATGTGGAGTACAGTCACGGCTTGTATCCAGTGTGCTTATACACAACCCAGTCGAATCCAAAGAGTA acTTGATATTAAGATACACAGAAGTTCAAATTGTGGCGGATACTCAATGTGAAAAAAAGAACACTACATCTGAAGTATGTGCACAGAACATAGAATTAGGTTGCAGTTACACTGGCGAGCCGatatattttggaaagaaaGAATTccccaaattttatttgtttggaaTTGTATTCAAGAGAACTTGCTATCGCAAACCCTATGTGATAACGAAAGTATTTGATCACTTAGAGTTTATAGAAGGCATTGTATGGCCGAAGaaagattattaa
- the LOC128922109 gene encoding uncharacterized protein LOC128922109: MDWRQAEIFDLLSMYRESECLWNCLNPEYKDVDLKKNAWKEIANFFGRSVEEVKKKIKNLRTGYVLEKKKADSKNANSGDSLYEPRLFYYDEMTFLDPVIVLRICNPTEQSTDHLRKLRAQRSSNDRHIIVEKKKRKVFSNTSEDKAHWELTPAKKQRVLNDVHLDNVPQDELEKTDHTNKEDTFCAMLCSELQLLKSEDIYDNVTSEIFTILRNAKIAERQIEYQPEEINKVASKCSYS, translated from the exons ATGGATTGGCGGCAAGCGGAAATTTTTGACCTACTATCTATGTATAGGGAGTCAGAGTGCCTATGGAACTGTCTCAATCCAGAATATAAAGACGTGGACCTAAAGAAAAATGCATGGaaagaaattgcaaattttttcgGAAGAAGTGTTGAAGAAgtgaagaagaaaattaaaaatttacgcACTGGTTACGTTTTAGAGAAAAAGAAAGCCGATAGTAAAAACGCAAATTCAGGAGATTCTCTCTATGAACCCCGTTTATTTTACTATGATGAAATGACTTTTTTGGACCCCGTAATAGTTTTACGAATTTGTAATCCTACAGAGCAG AGTACCGACCACTTAAGGAAATTGCGTGCACAGCGTTCCTCAAACGACAGACACATTATTGTTGAAAAG AAAAAGCGCAAAGTGTTCAGTAATACCTCGGAGGATAAAGCACATTGGGAGCTGACACCTGCA aaaaaacAGCGTGTTTTAAATGATGTACATTTAGATAATGTACCACAAGACGAATTAGAAAAGACAGATcatacaaataaagaagataccTTTTGTGCAATGCTTTGTAGCGAACTTCAATTACTTAAATCTGAAGATATATATGACAATGTTACatctgaaatttttacaattctAAGGAATGCCAAAATAGCAGAACGTCAAATCGAATATCAGCCCGAAGAGATTAACAAAGTCGCTAGTAAATGTTCTTATTCTTAA
- the LOC114804269 gene encoding uncharacterized protein LOC114804269, which produces MDWRQAEIFDLLSMYRESECLWNCLNPEYKDVKLKQNAWKEIATFFGRNVEEVKKKIKNLRTSYVIEKKKVDSKKTNSGGSLYEPSLFYYDEMTFLDPVIILRICNPTEQSTDPLCELRTKRSSNDKPIIAEKSTDSKSELRTKRSSNDRHIIAEKKKHKVFSSTPKDNAHSEVTPAKRLRVTNDIHLDNVPQNKLENKDYLSKEDTFCTMLCSELKLLKSEDIYDNVTSEIFTILRNAKIAERQNVCPPEEVSKVASKKM; this is translated from the exons ATGGATTGGCGGCAAGCAGAAATTTTTGACCTACTATCGATGTATAGGGAGTCAGAGTGCCTATGGAACTGTCTTAATCCAGAATATAAAGACGTGAAACTAAAGCAAAATGCATGGAAAGAAATTGCAACGTTTTTCGGAAGAAATGTTGAAGAAgtgaagaagaaaattaaaaatttacgcACTAGTTACGTTATAGAGAAAAAGAAAGTCGATAGTAAAAAAACTAATTCAGGAGGTTCTCTCTATGAGCCCAGTTTATTTTACTATGATGAAATGACTTTTTTGGATCCCGTAATCATTTTACGAATTTGTAATCCTACAGAACAG agtaCCGACCCCTTATGTGAATTACGAACAAAGCGTTCCTCAAATGACAAACCTATTATTGCTGAAAag AGTACCGATTCCAAAAGTGAATTACGAACAAAACGTTCCTCAAACGACAGACACATAATTGCTGAAAAG AAAAAGCACAAAGTGTTCAGCAGTACTCCGAAGGATAATGCACATTCGGAGGTGACACCTGCA AAAAGACTGCGTGTTACAAATGATATACATTTGGATAATGTCCCACaaaacaaattagaaaataaagatTATCTAAGTAAAGAAGATACCTTCTGCACAATGCTTTGTAGCGAACTTAAATTACTTAAATCTGAAGATATATATGACAATGTGACatctgaaatttttacaattctAAGGAATGCCAAAATAGCAGAACGTCAAAACGTATGCCCGCCCGAAGAAGTTAGCAAAGTAGCTAGTAAAAAGATGTGA
- the LOC105214611 gene encoding uncharacterized protein LOC105214611 produces the protein MMRMDWRRAEILDLICMYRESECLWNYLNPEYKDIDLKKNAWEEIANFFGRNVEEVKKKIKNLRTSYVLEKKKVDTKKISSGDSLYQPRLFYYDEMTFLDPIVVLRFFNPTEQSADPLSDKKSTRSTNDRHIAEKNKRKLFSSSDEDMPYSEPTPKKRLYNTHDVHLDNVPQVELEKEVHLSKEDTFCAMLCSELKLLKSEDVYDNVTSEIFTILRNAKMAERQIVYQPEEVNKVTSKKM, from the exons ATGATGAGAATGGATTGGCGGCGAGCAGAAATACTTGacctaatatgtatgtacagggAATCTGAGTGTCTATGGAACTATCTTAATCCAGAATACAAAGACATTGATTTGAAGAAAAATGCTTGGGAAGAAATCGcaaatttttttggaagaaatgttgaagaagtgaagaaaaaaattaaaaatctacgCACAAGTTATGTTTTAGAGAAAAAGAAAGTCGATACTAAAAAAATCAGTTCAGGAGATTCTCTGTATCAGCCCCGTTTATTCTACTACGATGAAATGACATTTTTGGATCCCATAGtagttttgagattttttaatcCTACAGAACAG AGTGCAGACCCCTTAAGTGATAAAAAATCAACACGTTCCACAAACGACAGGCATATTGCCGAAAag AATAAACGCAAACTTTTCAGTAGTTCTGACGAGGATATGCCATATTCGGAACCGACACCTAAA AAAAGACTGTATAACACGCATGATGTACATTTAGACAATGTACCACAAGTCGAATTAGAGAAGGAAGTACATCTAAGTAAAGAAGATACCTTTTGCGCAATGCTTTGTAGCGAACTTAAATTACTTAAATCCGAAGATGTATATGACAATGTGACctctgaaatttttacaattttaagaaATGCCAAAATGGCAGAACGCCAAATCGTCTACCAGCCCGAAGAAGTTAACAAAGTTACTAGTAAAAAGATGTGA
- the LOC105214614 gene encoding uncharacterized protein LOC105214614, whose translation MDFRHTEVLKFLSLYKQYECLWNSQIPDYKQPDMKKSAWIELSIHFGKEVDELKKKMKHLRNCYTMERKKVESMKNKHGVSMYEPRLYYYNQMNFLDPVVALRTVTEQENNDDPLIETKSFSPKHDLTPNDGKRQRTNSSDADSDHGSSQAELRTSKVLPDSDDSLTMLEIEPKANKRRILVNDVLKEQTQKVTKGPTKSSKEYTFCAMICSELKLLKSEETYDNVTAEIFTAVKNAKISDRQRNYQ comes from the exons atggATTTTCGGCATACGGAAGTACTAAAATTCCTTAGTCTATATAAACAGTATGAGTGTCTGTGGAATTCCCAGATTCCCGATTATAAACAACCAGATATGAAGAAAAGTGCTTGGATAGAGCTTTCAATTCATTTTGGTAAGGAAGTTGatgaattaaagaaaaaaatgaaacattTACGCAATTGCTACACTATGGAAAGGAAAAAAGTAGAAAGTATGAAAAATAAACATGGAGTATCAATGTACGAACCGCGCTTATATTATTACAACCAGATGAATTTTTTGGATCCTGTTGTAGCTTTACGAACAGTTACAGAACaagaaaat aaCGATGACCCGTTAATTGAAACCAAAAGCTTTTCACCCAAGCATGATTTAACTCCGAACGACGGAAAG agACAACGGACGAATTCTAGTGACGCTGACAGTGATCATGGGTCCTCTCAGGCAGAATTAAGAACTTCA AAAGTACTCCCTGATTCAGACGATTCTCTTACTATGCTGGAAATTGAGCCAAAAGCTAAC AAAAGGCGTATACTTGTCAATGATGTGTTAAAAGAGCAGACCCAAAAGGTGACCAAAGGCCCGACAAAGTCAAGCAAAGAATACACATTCTGTGCGATGATTTGTAGCGAGCTTAAATTACTAAAATCTGAAGAGACCTACGACAATGTGACCGCCGAAATTTTCACTGcggtaaaaaatgcaaaaatttctgACCGCCAAAGAAATTATCAATag